AAGATATGTCTCCTATGTATAATACAAAGGAATCCCCACAACCACGCCTGCTAGCTCTGATTGTTCGGTTTGACTAATAACGTACGTAGCACGACGGCACGAAAGTAGTTTCTCGACAAAGCGTGTATTTTACTTCAAttctttcacattttttttcatcttttctATGGCTTAACGATCACCAGTGGAGAATATTATCTTGAACTAGAGAATGATGCCCAAGAACTGCTAGAAATGAAGCCAAGGACAATATTTGCATGTCCTGTGGATTTGCGTCTTAGTATAGTAATTCTTACAACACCACCAATGGTTTATTACAATCTAGAGAGTAACTAGTCAATAGAATTACCATGTCAAGACGCAAATTCTCCCCAACAAAACTAAATATAGTATAGATGTGCAGCCACACATTGCATTAACGTGATAATTGAAGTGCTAAGAGCACAGTCCTTAGTTACATGGTGCAAAATTCAGAAATCAAATTCTCCTCTTCGTCGACATATGTATCATAGCAAACTTTCACACTTATAAAGGCATTACCGAACTTACCTTAAAATATATCAAACCAACtggaaagaataaaaaagaaatttgtATGTGACACGTTTATAACGTGTGGAATTCATTACTTTTGTCGGCGAGTCTCACTCAAATCACAATCAGCCACCCATATGAGCAGTAATTGACCTATACAACGTATTGATCTGTGTGTATAactgtatatatatgcatgaagAGCGAAGACTCGTTTGTATATTTATTACTTTGCTTCACATTATTTCGCTTGTTTCTGTTAAATTCTctcatggaggaagaaagccaGCTACCCAAATGGGAAGGCAAAACGTCAGCTGAGCTGAAAGGCCCGGCAGCAGAAGAAGTTTGGCCTCTCTTGGCAGATTTCTGCAACATACATAAGTGGTTCCAAAGTCTTGAGACCAGTTATCATGTGGAGGGAGTCCCCGGCCAACCTGGCCTGGTTCGCTACTGCGGGCACCGTGACcatgatgatgacgaagatgatCAGACGTCGGACACGATCAAGTTCTCAGCTAAAGAGAAGCTACTGATGATCGATCCAGTCAGGCGGTGTTTGAGCTACGAGATACTTGACAACAACTGGGGGCTCAAGTCATATGTTGCAACCATGCAAGTATTGGATCTGGATGGGAATAACGACCAAAGCCGCCGCGGGTGCAAGATTGAGTGGTCGTTTGTTTGTGATCCGATTGAGGGATGGAGGTTTGGAGATTACGTATCTCTTCTCGACTCTTGTCTGCTATCCATGGCAAAAAAGATGGAGCATGATGCCTTTCCATCtactactagctagctagcttttgTATTTATGGGTGGATGTTGAACTAAGGATATATATAATCTGGTTGTTTGGTATTGtagtcattttttgtttttgttttgagaagAAGGTATTGTaatcatttgaatttttacaAATGAGCTAAGAGATCGATTTAGATCTATGTGTATTCAAATTAAGAGTTCAATCGCATGTAAGAATTAATATGGACTTATCAATGTTCATTATGGACCACAACAAGTTAGCTACCTTATTTGCAGTATACGTAATTAGACAATGTTTTAATTATTCAAATCTGTGACCTCTTTATGTATAATCACTAGTGAATGCGGTATATATTGTTGATTACTTAATTATATAGTAATTCTAAATGTACATGAAATAGTTTGACAAAAGCCTACATCAATTAGGACTGAGAATCCTTTATGGGAGGTACCTAGTCCTTGATGCCTATAAAAGTCTTAGATCCCTGCTCTATCAATCATCACGCTATTCATAAGCTTTACCCTATAAAAGTTTGCATACAGGATTGGATAGAGGAGAAGATATATCATGATTAATTCAAGTTGGTATAcatgatttatattttgtttatcTCAGTGTTATGCTTATGATAATCAATCTTAATTATGTTTTATGTTCTTAGAATACAATCTTATTTTAGTTTTACATAGCATAATTGTTGGTTTTGAGTCACATTCTTATAAAATCACTTCATGGAAACTTTAGGATTTTATGGAATTACAGAAGAAAAGAGAGGGGATTTTATTAGGATCATTTTAGAGATAATTCCATTTTTCACAGAACTAAAATGAGTACTCTCCTTTTAGAATTTTGGAAAAACTTCATTGCCTAGTGAGGCTTTGGCCCTTCGTCTGTACAGTGCATAGTGAATCTCACGATCGACTTAATTAGGATAACACAAACTCATTTATCAGACATTttgaacaaaattaaaatcattaTAGACTCCATTACTTTATTTTATGCACAATGTGATTACATACTCATTGTTACAAGTTTAGGCGAAACTTTTTTTACGCGGATGAGATACGTACCACAacatgtgatcgacttcttcattCATTCTCATCAGATGATTGGATCTGCAGAAATAAGAGTCAAATATAAATAATTCATTGCAAGGACTTTTGTATTAGAAAAAAACGAAAATGAATTCTTCAACGCCCTACACACACGGTTTTGCAGGTGCGTGCAAGGTAGTTACAACTGAATTCAAATTTTATTATTAAATTCTACACGTTATACACATGGAAAATGTTCAATGTATTGGTTTCCATATCTTGTCAATTCTTTTGTATGAATCGACCAAGTGATGTTGGATAGTACTGCATTACATGTAGGATCGCGAGCCGCAAAAAAATTATCCTTTTGGGCAAGTGATGCGTGTACATGATATATTCACCAAAATACAGAagattccaaaataaatatgtccACACAATTCTCCTTAGAAACTCAAACTTGGGATATATTAATTCCATTTGTATGTTCATCGCTCATATATCTTATAGCTACAGATACAGGGTGTTTTATCTAGTACAtagaaattttaaaattttgaagttCGGACATTGAACTACTTATTGATGGAACATATTTTAATACTCTGAAACACcattaaatttttaattttaacatGCCATAAAACTTTTGATAGATTGGTATGTTTCCTGCCTTGTTTGAATCTACGAAGCGAAGGTTGAGCCAGATAGCTAGACAGAGGTAATCCTAGTcctagatttttattttttgaatatgCCATAAAACGTACTTTTCATAAATTTTGAATATGCCTAGCTTGTTTGAATGGATATAAAGATTAAAAGTCCCACCGAGAAGAAGCCCATTCAACAAATAAATGCCATAGAGGATTCAATCAAGGCACCCCACGAGAACGAAGAACTTTCTTCCAAATATACAGCGAGAAAGAGCaggcaaagaaaagatgattgaTATTCTCTAGAAACAAACCACAAAGAGGGTAGAGAGGACTGATCTGAGGTGAATAAACAATGATTTTGTCAAGAATAGCAAGCTTACCATGGACAACCAACCAAAGGATAAAACTGGGTCTAGGTATATTATTTTTAACCAGATAAGCTTTGCCCAATCAACAGAAGGATAATGATACTAAAAGTGATCCAGCACTAAAGCTGTAGAGAATTTTCCAGTTGTAGAGGTTAACCACAAAAATAAATCATTGCAACTAGAATTGGGATAAATACCTTCTAGATTGTTTACAACTTCAAGAAAGGCAGAATTGTACGAAATAGGCTAGCACTAGGCCTGACTTTTAAACCCGTAAACCATAAACCCGCTCATTTATTAATCCGGGCTAAAAAAAATCCGCACGCAAAAAACTAGCAAATTAACGGGCTTTGCATGCTAAACCCGTTGGAACCCATTAACTCAAAACCCTTCCCGGCCAAAAACCCATTTCTAGCCAACTTTtaggatttttaatttttttaaatttgatttACTCTCAAACTTTATCTTATTCTAGCAAGCATTACCAAACGAGGCATTAATTGTAAAAATATGCAATGCTATGGTCTACTCCCGCGTGTGTATGTATGTAGATCTTCAACTTTGAATTAGTAATCTTCTTGGAGGACTGCTTTATATACAACACCTTATGACTATTGATTACACGTATTTTTAtacatgtaattatatctaaaatactaaaattaagctaatcctcaagtcaattaatatgtaattaatccagttttatttattttataagaAATAAGCGGAGTCACGAAAATCGAAAGAAAATTACGCGAAATGGAGCAATTTAGAGATTTTAGCAAATGGACGAAATTGTGGAAAtcttaattaagtaattaaatttaattacttAATTTACAATCAagcttaattagttaattaagcTCACAAGCACGTGCAGCGTGCAAAGAGTATGGGTTAATCACCCATTCACCAATTCTATCTTGACACGTGGCATTCATCATTCTTTCTTGCCAAACCAAGCAGCACACGTGCCTGCCATCTAATTAACCTCCAAGCTTTTTCTCTTCTTGCCCTCACAAGCACGttcacccacacacacacacacacacacatatatatatatagaacccAACACCACAATTCGGAGGAGAACCCTAGAACAGAACAACCGCACACCACAAAACAGAagcagcccctttgggctgctctttTCCCCATCATTCTCCACcattttttcatattttctttagttttattttagggatttgaaggatttactcacccaaagcttcaaagattcttcaaaaacttcttctctacaagattcaagacttgggtaattgtgggagttgtaaatcaagactagtcatgctagctttttagctatttgtgactattcttgttttctcctacacttctatactctttgctatttgaattttgtaatcttgatgtctatgcttatgggttgtgagtaatttccttgttgggagttagggttgtgtccctaacccaaattttgtgtaaaagatgtttaatttaatgtaatgatgcaattttcatatgatggatgcttagatatatttttgttggattaaaatgcatgtctaggagcctagtcaactctaggatGTGTATTTTGAGtatgtctaggacggagttagaggcttgaccccctctaattccttagctagaaaccttcaatttcgtgttcgaagggttataagcatggtgatttacaccagttgcatgattgcgcgggcgggtcgcttaggctatgtttgggggggcttttttgctcccTCGCTTATAAGCACCAGCCCTTTATGTGTTTGGTAAACTTATGTTCAGCTGGCTTTTTCCAGAAGCCAGGGCTTTTAAGCTGGAAAAGCAGAAGCCAAGTCCTTCACTGTAGCGGAGATCACTGTAGATTAATGATTctttcaaaataccaattcctatCCTTCCTTCCTTGAAGAAATTACACACAATACCAAATCCCATGCTTTTGGGTATTTTTGCATTGAAGGAGTGTACGTTGATCAAGCTCGGGTTCACAGAACCTCTTGCAGGAACTGAGTTGAGGATTGAGTTGAGGGTTTTGATGCCAATAACCCAGCAAGCCTCCTGATTTTTGGTCCACAAGTGCAGCCAAGATGAAGACCAAGCCCAGAATGGCAGGGAAGGTCGCTGGTGTCGAAGAACACGACAGCCCGAGTCCAAACCCAGAAACGAAATCGTCAACACTCGATCACATTCGAAAACTAATTACATAAACGTGTAGATCATGACGAGAGGATGAAGTTCCATACCAAATGCAGCCCAAATGGTGGCCGGAGTCGCTGGAAATTGCAGAGGTTGCTGGAGAAAGCTCGGGGCTTCCGGTCATTGATTCTCCTTCTCCGTTTAGTGCATGGATGGTCTAAGGACAGGGGTTGCTGGCAACGGCGAGACGAAGACGATGGTACCCGTGCGCCGTCGTGGAGTGGCCGGACGTGAAGGTTCCGATCAGGTCCAGTCggagaactctctctctctctctctctctctctctctctctctctcgccttCTGGATCGATCACCTAGTCCTAGGCCTATTTATAGGTTGCTCCAAATAGCACTCAACGGCTGTGATCAAGTGATAGAAGGGTTTGATGGCTGAGATCGCATTCTAGAATTTCTGTATTTGCCAAACAATAAAGGCAAAATAATAtctcatgtccaatttggtcattctacaaacaaaaagcacaagtcagtttgagtttaccaaacactttgccactgcttttgccactgacagcacttataaaaagtcagtttaccaaacactcaactgctttgcttttcagctgcttattctcaaaaataagcagaagccagctttttcTCAAAGAACAGctataccaaacatagccttagtagtctaattcctcgccttagtagtctaattcctcgatctctacgcctcttgatgtgaattagtgacccttgaaccggctctaattcataccaagtgagttcctacgactcttgaaccggagtaggaataccatgaaagtgaattttggtccttgagccttgaaccgccttggatacggctaccgccaaagtaggaaattcgcatctacattagattagcttctgacacatgagatttgggtgaagaatcctccctagcacccgacattcccatttatatCGTTTacgcttttattaatttctttgcatttttattgctttacatttcattacttttTGTTTAAGTTAAAATCAACTCCCAATATTGAAACTACGACTAATTGTAAATAACCACCActaggttcttagttttgattaggttttggtgagaaccaaagccgagcattgctaaggcttggtgccttatagtagaatttttgtttattttgttcttcttttgcatGCTAAGTGTTAATGTTCAGAAAACCACCATATGATGTCGGCTTCCGATAACGTGGACAATGGTCCAATCTTCCGATATATGTGTAGTTCACGAAATCCCGCTAATCTGTTAAGAGAAATACAACGGTgtcaagaggggagaccgccaattcgctcctccgatgctaaagttaaacgatgtacttgtattgacaaatGTAGCGGTAAATAGCTATTGAACGTGTaatcaatgaagagagagaagtggaccttttataggtgaaatagtgagttacctcactcttgttttcgatgtgggactgatatccttcagtttgctgagttttggttctttctGCAGAGACCACTTTGGGTGGCGCGTGTCGGCGCGTCAAGGCATATTTCGGCCTGAAGCTGGCTTGCCGGTGAAGGTTGTCTTGCTGTGTTTCCGGAGATTACTCCATTGAAGTTACTTCGCCAAGGTGACATGGTTAAGTATGACTGCAGATTATGGTCGGTAATTGCAATGTAtatacaagtcccccaagtccccagtcaaggagggatttcttggttggggagttaccaCAGCTAATGCAGAACCTTTAGCTATATGTTGGGCATAatcagtgcgagtgcgtcgtcaaccatggattttgttTGAGCGAGAGATTTTTGccctttcaggtgggcccctgctaggccctccagggagtcccccactccccggctaagaaagacctccgtttggtcggatgattgtttgttgaggggagctgtgtGACAGCATGAGGCGATGAGTAGCTATCCCACTCTTTTAGAGCCTTAGCGTCGAGaagttaactgccggatcagtGGCTGCCGTAGGGTG
This portion of the Rosa chinensis cultivar Old Blush chromosome 1, RchiOBHm-V2, whole genome shotgun sequence genome encodes:
- the LOC112173606 gene encoding lachrymatory-factor synthase, yielding MEEESQLPKWEGKTSAELKGPAAEEVWPLLADFCNIHKWFQSLETSYHVEGVPGQPGLVRYCGHRDHDDDEDDQTSDTIKFSAKEKLLMIDPVRRCLSYEILDNNWGLKSYVATMQVLDLDGNNDQSRRGCKIEWSFVCDPIEGWRFGDYVSLLDSCLLSMAKKMEHDAFPSTTS